Within Lytechinus variegatus isolate NC3 chromosome 15, Lvar_3.0, whole genome shotgun sequence, the genomic segment aaatttcatcaaatcaggtaacaaattacaaagttattgaactttaaagTTTACCCTTTTTTTGTGAAAGCAGTTACCGGTATATACacatagtcatgaatattcattagaagggctgatgtcatatccatacttttctttttcttatgttattacataaaatcataattgtttcatttttgacaTGTAAATCTCCATTATGATGGAATAATTTAAGGCAATAATTAAGTAATGCTCTcaattagttgtcaatccaattgttttagttcttggtagaaattttttgaataaaccttatttcttataataaaatacaatagagCAGGTGTGGATATGgcatcaacccacctaatgaatattcatgagacaTGCCTAGTCAGCCTAGAACTGTTTTGCCGGGATGATAAATCttttaattcaataattttgttattcaattttgatcaaattttcagcattttgttcagtgaattttactctctttattgagatataaatatctcaagCCTGGACCATCGCTTAAAATGTTGATACGTGCAATATTATTGATAAATATGCAGTAGCATGTGTTTTCTTAGCATGGTTTGACTAATGCAGCGATGCTCTTATAACGCGCACAACTTGGAATTTAAGTGTGAcactaaaggccaccgcacactttacgacccgactggtctatGACtagcttgcgactgagtgagggtaGATGTGACGTGTCGAGGCTTATGCAGGACTGTGAAATCTCCGCTATTTAGCGGAAAtccgctattttcatttttaagaccgATTTCAATTTCCACTTGTTTCCTGTGTTccatttctgttttttctttccGCTATTTTATCCAAAACGGCTGGAAAACAAGTCTAGGTAAATGGATGCGAGCAGAATGTTTTTGTTGTGAATATACACGTTACGGGGCCTTGTATTTTGCCTTCGCGAAGTTTCGAATGAAACTGCTGCGGATCACACTGTTGCCGTTGTTGgcatacaagcgcaaagcagcggctcaaatcgcgatattttgcgactggtaaatacatgtacgtctgtaaggatgatgacgtcatccaagatggcaacttacgttgaccaacgaaaggatcgaagatgacgatgtttcgttcattatttcaaaggaattagcggtaactgcagtctaaggtacgatatttctgaattttaaacattttttcgtaaatatggatgtgatttctttttcataatgtgacattttttaGGTACAAAAAACatcggaaaatcgggtttccactgttagatctaacgttactgctaaaatacgttgtctgtacgtacgggcctccaagctcctcagtctatgtattggtgagtaagccaacgcagttcagcggaacaaccaaaaaatGCAGCGGCTTGGcgatagtaaatagtaaggtaaattttcagatttttccgctATTTTTTTGAAACCCCACTAACAGGCCTGCTTATGActaccttgcgattcatctcctcTCACttagtcgcaagccagtcgcagatcagtcgggtcgtaaggtagGCGGTGGCCTTTAGTTGCACATAAATCATTGTGGTACACCCCCTGGTGTTGTAAATTGTGTATCGAAACTGCAAAAATTGTTACCAAATTTCAAAACACTTAATAAAGGGAAGGTTCATCCTGACATCAGTTTGTTAAATTTGAAAGCAAAACAAATTAGAAAAGCACATTATATAAGGAATGATGATAATCGATCGAAGAAAAACAGACTTTTGGTTCTGTGACAGAACACATCAGCAGCTGCTTCATGTGTCCTTTAAAATAATTCCATTAATTCCCATATTAGTGATTGATTatgactgaaaatatttttttctcacagGATCATGGATAAAATGATGTGTTTGACAATGTAATGAATGAATTCAAAGATAAACTGCTCACAAAGTTCAGATAAAATGGCATTTgttgcaattacatgtatatatcacaCATACATGATATACAAGGTAGCTGCCCCCAGTCGACTTCACGTTATTGATCTATAATTCTGTTATTCTTTGATCAGTTTTTGTCTAaccatctttttttctgtttttattgacGTCCACTTGACACCATGAGATTCCCCTTGATTTAATACCTGTATTATGTTGTGGTTAATCTAAAGCTTTTTCATTTTAGATTCTTAgtcctgaaaatgaaaattcatattaaaaaagaTTGCGATTATACCAGAGGCCTATGAGACACTAAAACAATCCTGACTTGACCCAACCACtctattgttgttgttatttcaTATTACGAGATTGTTATAAACTcttaaaatttgtttaaaatgtacagtcacaaatatgaaaaaggtACTGACTTTCATATTAACAGTGCATATTCTATTTGATTGTAAAGTCATTGATTTACAAATAAcctccccccccttttttttaatgatacacCCAAGAATGAAttgcatgaataaatgaaattgtgttgtttcatgTGACATTCCTAGAACGGGTGGAGTCAAGTGGATTCCAGTGACGAAGAAACGGCGGAGGAATCAGAAGGGGATGGCAACGACGAAAgacagaaaatggtcaaagaTAAAAAGGCAAAGGATAAATCACAAAGAAAGTGCAGTTACTGTAATATTAAGGTAAGTACCAAATGGATATTTTGAGTTACATTATGCTATATTCTGGTTGATGTTATTGCTATAATTGATGAATAATTTGTCTCTCCTTagatttattattgttaattcAGTGcatagcgattaatcgtatgcttgattatcatgattaatggTACATAGTAGTCAATGGAAacaattgtagaaaaatgttatacgatcattgctaagctttatgttacgaGCCCACGGTGTATGGATTTCAGTAATTAATAATGATcaccacttaaaaaaaaaaacataaatagaatGCTGCCAGGCTGCTTCAGACTATCATGATTGGTTGTTTCTCATAAGTGCTTAACTGTCTAATTTCATACAATCCACtctttaatatacatgtattgttattcATTCAACATCGGTcgaatatatatttatgttaaaatgttcattttgttAAAGGTATATACATTTAGTCTACTCCTAACCTTTCCCCATTCCTGCTTTTGACATTACTTCTCCCTCTgtatacttttctttttgtatcccCCTTTCCAATATTTATACtttgttaatttttgtttactgttttgcttgtttgtttactGAAATTTTACTCtgtataatttcatgtaattcagcctttggctgctaattgcatttttatcacaataaataccatctatctatcttgctatctatctatctatctatcttgaAACTTCTTAGACCATCTGGAGAATTGTGTATTGCTGAAATAACACACATGTTTATAGGATGTCCACAAACTACCATTAAAAGTAAACATTTGTTGTCAGTACTATTAGATGTAAAAGAAACTACATATTTTCTGCCCagtctttaaaggggaagttcaccctgaagaaaactttgttgtaacaatagcagaaaaaatagaaaaaaaattagtgaaggtttgaggaaaatccattaaagagtaagaaagttattagagttcaaagttttggatttgtgacgtcataaacgagcagctgccccatgtgttatgtaatataaaatgcatgaattttgaaattttgtatggttcctgatgacttaattgtGTTTTCTATTAATGATCGGGTGTGatatgatttgtctattgatatacaaaaagtacagtgaaaaccattttcaattttctgagaaaatgacatttcattgactttttaccattcgctatgtaggaatgctgctcgcatatgacatcacaaatcaaataattaaaattctaaaaacttaattatttgatgaatttttctcaaaccttcagaaatattttttattatttttctgctatttttacaataaactttttgtcagggtgaacttcccctttgatgaGATTTACCCCACTTTCTTAAGTTCCAGGTTTGGCAGGTATGGGTGGAGCATGATATCAATAAACAATGGCCTGTATCTTGtggtcaggtttaacttagaccatggtctaactctgtgctaaatcatgggaagccaaacatgttaaaagtgtgtttacattgtatgcttctaatgtttactgtgctctttcctaattcTTTAATAGTGAAGTATCTTATTTATCCTTCCAAGACAGTTGataatgatttgagagtcaaattgGCCGATTCATTGAACCTGTACTATTAGAGATTTTTGTCACAATTGCCTATCCATAGTTATTCAGAATACAGGtcaataaattcatttaatCTTGTATTTTTGTCTCTTTCTCAACAGCAACCGGTGAGGACAAAACATTGCGAGGATTGCGGGAGGTGTGTTCGACGGTTCGATCACCATTGTCCATGGCTAGAGAATTGTGTGGGAGAACGTAATCATAGATTCTTCTGGCTCTTTCTTCTGTGTCAAGCAGCTATCATTATCTGGGCTATTAGAATTACTTGGTAGGTGGGCTACTCATATTTATCCGTGTCTTTGCCTAAGAAGATGATCTCGGCTGTTGGCgtgcgttacccatggcataatctacaaaactatatgattaaattctgtgaaaaatctcattgctgaTTACTTGTATACTACTTTATgtgtaaaatcaaaagttttctctaattaactaaataatgcccctaaaatgctattttttggtTCACAGACATAAGAATCAGACCCAGAATTtgaacatcacatttattttcttatgtattttattgttttctaaattcttatgtatttctttgttttttcttttttttttcaatggaaattggaCTTATTTTTTACCAGAAACAAgatgaaattgattgattttaatcagtaaaaagaaatataatgatACTTATATTTTTGGctgaaaacactatttgcattggatttgtacacaaattctcGTTATTGAGCAATTTTgtgtctgcatgcacttacgaaatgttgtgtaatttcggaagcatgtacccgggggtcacaattttggtcacaaaagttgcgcgagacttgaaagtaaaaagtcaacgggcagcgcggtcaaaaaaatcgTGCGAGGCggatttatcacaaaaaaatgttgaaggtGGTTGTACTGCATGAGAAGATTGGTTTGGAAATCACTTTTGTGTCTATAAGAGGAGTGCGGAGCATGTCCCTTAAGTGATGCATTGCGACaggtgcaaaaaaaaaatggccaaaGATTTTTGGGGAATTGTGacattttgattcattttcaaatgatgaaaaaaaaaagaagtgagtGGCATcagcagagttagaccatggcctaTAAGGTTAAGCCAAACTTTACAGTACTTGATATTATCTTTTCATGGTCAATGTCATGGTATTGGAATATTATTGTCATATCATGGGGCCTACAGGTTTCTCACCCCTATTaagatattacatgtattttgttccTTTCAGGGGTGGATTCTACTGGCATCCGACCATTCAGGATTGGTTACGTGCTAACGCACTCTACCTGATCTGCATGCTTGTACTGAGCCTCGGTGCAGCGGCCGTCATCTCGTTACTCTGCTGCCATACTTTCATGCTCTTCACAAACCAAACCACCTGGGAATTCATGTCCCGGCATCGCATCACGTACCTGCGAAACCTGGACGAGTCGGTGAACCCGTTCGATGAGGGATACTGTCGCAATGGCCTCAAGTTCTTCTGCTACTGCCCGTACCGCAGTTGGGATGTCATGTTGGTGAAGTATAGCGATCTTAAGAATGCCTCATAAGACATGACCACTACGACGTTTCCTTTCCTGCAGTTGCTATGCCATTAGTTATTTAAAGCCTCCGAAAACATGATGATGTACATTATGGTATGTACTTATGGGAAATATATGTTCAGTTTTGTAGTTGTAAGTCACCAAGAGTTAATGAATCATGCAGCACTAAGTCAAATAATGAATAAGctgtatttgtttttgtatctatttatttttttaactttataaGACCaccattttgaacaaattttgcttttacattcatttttacaaagcCATTTCTTATAATTGCTGTATAGTAAAAACATCTGTAGATGTAGCTTGTACATTCCACAAGATATCAGGCAACCACCTTTGAGCGACATGGTATTTATGTCTTACACATTGTATGAAAACTGAATTTGACATTCAAGTTGAAAATGCAGAAAAGTGCAGTATTTTTGCTTTACCGTGTGATGAGCACTTGATTTGGCAATCTTACAGATTCTCGCGATAAACATAAAGCAATGCCAAATCTGGCAACATCCAAATATGAAGTAGGCTGTGCCCAGCTTAACATAACTTACATTAGGCACGCTTTCTGTAATTCTTTGCATGTGcaatatatgtacatttatgtgTGAGATATCAGCACAAAACTTTAACACTAAACATTTTACAGACAAAACtctaatgaaaacaaaacgCAAACATACACTAACTGATTACAGGAAAAGTTTATTGCTGGTAATATGTCCATCTAATTAATAGATAAAACAAACACTATTTACATATTCACATAAAAAtcttattaaaaataattttatacttgcttatatgaTAATTAACACTTACTTTTAATGCTTTATTCAAGGTTCTAAAAGTTAATGGAACATGTTTCAAACTCAGAACAGTTATCATCACACTTTTCTAGATTTGTATATTAAGTAAGCTAGTCGGAATGGGTTACTACTAGCGGTCTTGGACCTGATGAATGGGttgatatgatttattttatttcaacacgGTAAAATTGCCCTCGATCAGCCATTGGATGTTCTTTAGAATGGTTGTGCatgtaattaaaaaacaaataattaaatcataACAATCATAAACAAAGATGAAACAAAGCACAAACTTATATACAAaactaaaagaaagaaagaaatatgaggaacaaaataaaaaatagcaacAAAAATAAGGTGAAGAAGTGATAATCAAGATTACAACACCTTTTCAACTTCAGATTGTGCCTTTTATGTTCTGCCGATGAATAAACTTAATGATGGGGAGATAAGGTTGCTATTTTGAGCAAAGTGTGTTTTTGAAGTTTGTAAGTATATTATGTTTTTGGAGTTACAAAGTGCATGGAAGGAACATTGTTTAATAGTAATCCTATTACATAAAAAGACGTTAAGAGTATCTCTTTATTTCCTTTACTTTATCAATTAGTATTTCCATTGTTGGCAGAGAAATTTACTTTGTGTTTCCCCTTTGCAATGTTGGCCTCCATGATGAACTTTAGAGGAAATAGCCAATAACATGCATCTTTTTGCACTGCCCGAACAACCTTGCTGAGACGatgacattttttcatt encodes:
- the LOC121428530 gene encoding palmitoyltransferase ZDHHC12-A-like, encoding MGRSKKELSRLASGIFIRFFHTALTVGIFCVLLFNDTELRNALNGKNIIYGVAFICLLLATSVLYFIASLMNPGYVIVDVERNGWSQVDSSDEETAEESEGDGNDERQKMVKDKKAKDKSQRKCSYCNIKQPVRTKHCEDCGRCVRRFDHHCPWLENCVGERNHRFFWLFLLCQAAIIIWAIRITWGGFYWHPTIQDWLRANALYLICMLVLSLGAAAVISLLCCHTFMLFTNQTTWEFMSRHRITYLRNLDESVNPFDEGYCRNGLKFFCYCPYRSWDVMLVKYSDLKNAS